A stretch of Homo sapiens chromosome 12, GRCh38.p14 Primary Assembly DNA encodes these proteins:
- the NXPH4 gene encoding neurexophilin-4 precursor codes for MRLLPEWFLLLFGPWLLRKAVSAQIPESGRPQYLGLRPAAAGAGAPGQQLPEPRSSDGLGVGRAWSWAWPTNHTGALARAGAAGALPAQRTKRKPSIKAARAKKIFGWGDFYFRVHTLKFSLLVTGKIVDHVNGTFSVYFRHNSSSLGNLSVSIVPPSKRVEFGGVWLPGPVPHPLQSTLALEGVLPGLGPPLGMAAAAAGPGLGGSLGGALAGPLGGALGVPGAKESRAFNCHVEYEKTNRARKHRPCLYDPSQVCFTEHTQSQAAWLCAKPFKVICIFVSFLSFDYKLVQKVCPDYNFQSEHPYFG; via the exons ATGCGGCTGCTCCCGGAATGGTTCCTCTTGCTCTTTGGCCCGTGGCTCCTTAGGAAG GCCGTCAGTGCCCAGATACCAGAGTCCGGAAGGCCGCAGTACCTGGGGCTGCGCCCCGCCGCGGCCGGAGCGGGTGCCCCCGGCCAGCAGCTCCCAGAGCCAAGGTCTTCGGACGGCCTAGGCGTGGGCCGCGCCTGGAGCTGGGCCTGGCCGACCAACCACACGGGGGCGCTGGCCCGGGCAGGGGCAGCCGGGGCGTTGCCCGCGCAGCGCACCAAGAGGAAGCCGTCCATCAAGGCGGCGCGCGCCAAAAAGATCTTCGGCTGGGGGGACTTCTACTTTCGGGTGCATACCCTCAAGTTTTCGCTGCTGGTGACCGGCAAGATCGTGGACCATGTGAACGGTACCTTCAGTGTGTATTTCCGCCACAACtcgtccagcctgggcaacctcaGTGTCAGCATCGTGCCGCCCTCCAAGCGTGTCGAGTTCGGAGGAGTCTGGCTGCCCGGGCCTGTCCCCCACCCTCTGCAGTCTACGCTCGCCCTGGAGGGGGTGCTTCCTGGGCTGGGGCCCCCGCTGGGGATGGCAGCAGCAGCGGCGGGGCCCGGGCTTGGGGGCTCCCTCGGGGGCGCACTGGCGGGGCCGCTTGGGGGCGCGTTGGGAGTGCCTGGGGCCAAAGAGTCACGCGCTTTCAATTGCCACGTGGAGTATGAGAAGACAAACCGCGCGCGCAAGCACCGACCGTGCCTGTACGACCCGTCGCAGGTGTGCTTCACCGAGCACACGCAGAGCCAGGCCGCCTGGCTCTGTGCCAAGCCCTTCAAAGTCATCTGTATCTTCGTCTCTTTCCTCAGCTTTGACTACAAACTGGTGCAGAAGGTGTGCCCAGACTATAACTTCCAGAGTGAGCACCCCTACTTCGGATAG
- the NXPH4 gene encoding neurexophilin-4 isoform X1 has product MRLLPEWFLLLFGPWLLRKAVSAQIPESGRPQYLGLRPAAAGAGAPGQQLPEPRSSDGLGVGRAWSWAWPTNHTGALARAGAAGALPAQRTKRKPSIKAARAKKIFGWGDFYFRVHTLKFSLLVTGKIVDHVNALTTNWCRRCAQTITSRVSTPTSDSAPPQPVLSLPPNPSLTRWDPLPSVLPLLWPCRPLLPLWGRRGMASRDPQLAWVPFSLCGVPARLG; this is encoded by the exons ATGCGGCTGCTCCCGGAATGGTTCCTCTTGCTCTTTGGCCCGTGGCTCCTTAGGAAG GCCGTCAGTGCCCAGATACCAGAGTCCGGAAGGCCGCAGTACCTGGGGCTGCGCCCCGCCGCGGCCGGAGCGGGTGCCCCCGGCCAGCAGCTCCCAGAGCCAAGGTCTTCGGACGGCCTAGGCGTGGGCCGCGCCTGGAGCTGGGCCTGGCCGACCAACCACACGGGGGCGCTGGCCCGGGCAGGGGCAGCCGGGGCGTTGCCCGCGCAGCGCACCAAGAGGAAGCCGTCCATCAAGGCGGCGCGCGCCAAAAAGATCTTCGGCTGGGGGGACTTCTACTTTCGGGTGCATACCCTCAAGTTTTCGCTGCTGGTGACCGGCAAGATCGTGGACCATGTGAACG CTTTGACTACAAACTGGTGCAGAAGGTGTGCCCAGACTATAACTTCCAGAGTGAGCACCCCTACTTCGGATAGCGCCCCTCCCCAGCCAGTCCTGAGCCTCCCGCCAAATCCCAGCCTCACTAGGTGGGACCCCCTTCCCAGTGTTCTGCCGCTCCTGTGGCCATGTCGCCCACTCCTTCCACTCTGGGGGCGGAGGGGAATGGCTTCTCGGGACCCTCAGCTAGCGTGGGTGCCCTTTTCCTTATGCGGAGTGCCCGCAAGGCTGGGGTAG